AAGAGGGAAACGGATATCCTAAAAAGCTATCCCCTTTCATAAATGAGGATCAAACTGACCTAAAAAATAGTATTGGTGTTAAAGCTGATGGAAGAGTAGTGGGCTGGTTTTTAACTCAAGAAGTATCACCAACCATGGTGTTTATTAAATCTGTTTATCTTAAAGAAGGTTATCGGAGTATTGCAAATATTAAACAATTAATGAGTACCGGGATAATGCAAACAATCTATCAAAATAAATCGAAATATGTGATGTTTAGTATTGAAGAAAGTAATAAACAAATGTTGAACTTTGTTGAGCGGAAGTTTAAAAACGCTATCATCAGCAAGAAACCTGTGTACCGCTCATTAAAAAGAATTAACCAAAATGATTAAAGTTCTATGAGTGTATGGCAATAAACGCTATGAACATTTTTATATATAGAATATTTAGAATTACGTTCTATCTGAATTATATAAAAAAACTATTATTCGATATCGATTAAGTATATTGAATTTTCGAACAACCATAGTTGTAATGCTTTTAATGTCTGAAAGTCCAATCAAACTGCTACAATATAATTAAGTATATACGACTGTAAAAGAAAGGTGAAATTATGAATCAACGAAAGGGACTCGTGATGCGAGAGATACGAATGGATGAGATGGTGCAATCCATTGATCTTTTGAACTATGTCTTTCAAATGTCGATGTCCATAAAAAAAGATCGTCGTTTTGTTAGTGAAAAAAGTAGGCAGTTTAATGAAGGGCATGCAATTGGGTGGTTCGATGGCGACCACCTTGTGTCTCAAATCCTAAGCCTTCCATTCCAAGTTAATATTTATGGAGTTCCATATGAAATGGGGGGGATCACTGCCATTGGTACTTACCCTGAATATTCCAAGCAAGGACTGATGGATCAATTAATAAAAGAAACATTGACTATCATGCGAGAAGAAGGTCGATATATTTCATATTTATTCCCATTCTCTATCCCTTACTATCGAAAAAAAGGTTGGGAGATAATGAGTGATATTGTAGAGTTTCAGGTAAAAGATACTCAGTTCCCACATTATAAGGAAGTACCTGGAAAGATTCGTCGTGTGAATACGCGACACCAGGATTTAGTAAGTGTATATGATCGCTTTTCTGCGAAAACTCATGGCGCGATGATTCGTAATACAATTGCTTGGAACGAAAAATTTCACGAAGATTACTGGGAAGAGAAGTTTGTTGATACTGATGTTGTCTTACAGGCTGCGGTCTACTATGACGAAGACGACGTACCACAAGCTTATATGTATTACCGAATTATGGAGGAAAACTTCTATATAGATGAAATTGTTTATTTAACGGAGGAATCTCGTAAAGGGATATGGAATTTCGTTTCAGCGCATACTTCCATGGTTTATAATGCTTATGGCAAAACTACTGGAAATGAACCTGTTGCATTTTTGCTGGAAGATAGCGAGATTATTCAAGAGGTTTCGCCTTATTTTATGGCACGAATTGTAGACGTACAAAAATTTCTGGAACGCTTCCCATTTGATGAACCTAATTTCCATATACGATTTGCTGTGTTCGACCGTCTAGTTGAATGGAATAACGGCACATACGATATTGAGTCGGTCGATGGACAGGTGACAGTCAATAAAGTAAATGATGTGGATGAGGATATCACTGTTCATTTAAACATACAAACTCTAGTTACGATGCTCCTAGGTTATAAGCGCCCTAAATATTTAGAAAAAATTGAACGACTTAGAGGTAAAAATGAAACCATTTCTACTTTAGAGGATATACTACCAATTGGCATTCCGACGTTTATCGATTATTTCTAGGTAAATGGAAGTAGCATTGTTTAAATTACCTAACTTAGAATAATGGTTAGTACATGAAAGTAATTATAAGGTATTGGTAATGTCATGCCGCATTTGAAATTGTTCACAACCCTACAAGTAAATGCTAGATGGGTTCCTCTCATGAGCCAAGAAATATAATAATGCTAATTAGTATCGGGAGAATTAACAAGTATCTCTAAATGTAAATAATAATTTAATTAAATAGCCAGGTACATAAACAATTAAGTTTCATCGTTGTTTGTGTACCTGGTTTTTTATTCTTCTTTCCAAAACATTTTCAATGAGAAAAGTCATGATGGTATTAGCTGATGAGATATAAGCATAGGCTAATCCAACATAATTGTTTTCAATAATTGAATATTTACAAGATGAAGTATGAGAGAAATAGTTAAATATATCCTAGTTTATAAAAAGCAGAACTCATTATGAGTTCTGCTTCAGACTGTAGACAAACTCAAAAATTTGAGATTGTCTACAGTCTTTTTTCTATTTACAATACATATTAAGAAATCGTCGATTTCCGTTACAGGCGCTACGCTTTCCACGGGCACGGCCTCAGCCTTCTCCTCGCTACGCTCAGTCCGGGTGCTTCGGCTCGTGCTGTTCCCGTAGGAGTCTTCGCGCCTTCCACTTCAATCGACTTATATCGGCTAATACAATAGTGTAACGCTTCTAATACTCTGAGGTGATGATAACCATGATGACGAAAAATCAAATCAATGAACGTGAACAGTTTGAAATGATAACTATTGAACAACTTGTACCAAAGGACCATCTGGTCCGTAAACTAGATGCTGCAATTGATTTTAAATTTATCTATCCATTAGTTGAACATCTATACTCCACTGTTGGAAGACCAAGTATTGATCCTGTTGTTCTATTTAAAATGACGTTTATTCAATATACATTCGGCATTCGTTCAATGCGCCAAACGATTAAAGAGATTGAAACGAATATGGCATATCGTTGGTTCCTAGGATTCGGCTTTCATACAGAAGTTCCACATTTTTCAACCTTCGGTAAGAACTATGAACGACGCTTTCAAGATACCGATATCTTTGAACAGATTTTTTACCGTATCTTAAAAGAGATTATGGACTGTGGTTTCTTATCAGAAGACCATGTTTTTATTGATTCTACACATGTAAAGGCAAGTGCTAATAAACGAAAGTATGATAAGAAACTTGTACGAAAAGAAACACGTGCTTATGAAGCGAAGCTTCAAGAAGAACTGAATATCGATCGTGAGGAAAACGGAAAAAAACCATTTCCACCGGAAAAATTTGAAAATGACGAAATGAAAGAAATCAAAGAAAGTACTACCGATCCTGAAAGTGGTTACTATGTAAAAGATGAACGTACGAAACAGTTTGCGTATTCATTTCATACAGCGACAGATGAAAGAGGATTTGTATTAGGCTCTATTGTCACTCCGGGGAATATACACGATAGTCATATGCTCCAGCCTTTAGTAGAAAAGATTATTGAACATGTCGGAAAGCCTGTAGCTGTGGTAGCCGATGCTGCTTATAAAACACCTGCGATTGCGAACTTTCTATTAGAGAATCAAATGTTACCTGTATTACCGTACACCCGCCCAAAAACAAAAGAAGGTTTCTTCCGTAAGCATGAGTTTGTTTATGATGAGTATCTTAATGCCTATATCTGCCCAAATAATCAGCTACTAAAGTACACTACGACAACTAAGGAAGGTTATCGCCAATACAAATCCAATCCAACGGTTTGTACGAATTGTCCTTTCATATCACAATGTACAGAAAATAAGAATCATATAAAGCTGATTCAACGACACATTTGGGAAGGGTACTTAGAGGAGACGGAACATCTGCGTCATCATTTTGAAGTAAAAGAGATATATGCAAAACGCAAAGAAACAATTGAACGTGTCTTTGCCGATGCTAAAGAAAAGCATGGTATGCGTTGGACAACCCTACGGGGCTTAAAAAAATTGTCCATGCAGGCGATGCTTACTTTTGCTGCTATAAATTTAAAAAGCTTGCTACTTGGACATGGAAAGCTGCATAAAACGAGATGAAAGCGTCTCATCGAGACGATTAATACCCGAAATCTGGTAATAATTTATACCTAAACGATTTTAAAAAGACAAAATACCTCGAGAGATGCAACTCTCGAGGTATTTTGTCAACACTCTGAAGCAGAACTCATTATGAGTTCTGCTTTTTATATGGGATCTTTCCCAAAAGATTACGTAATTTTATTGAACGTTTATTAAGTCTTATAATTTATAGTCATTATTGAGAAACTTTTTTAAGACGATGTTGTAAGAAAAATTAGTGTTGAGACTCTGAGATTTTGTTAATTAAACTGTCGAACTGTCGTACGTTATTTTATAAGTATAAATTGTTCTATATAATTAATCTCTCTTTGTAAATATTCAAGGTTAAAAAATTACAAAACTCTAATAATAATTAAAATTAAATTCACAAACTTTTATTAAAATAGAAGAAACTAGAAAAGGTGGTAGGAAAATGAGTAAATTTACATCAAAAACGATGTTTGCGTTAGCTACTGCTGGTGCTGTAGTGGTAGCACCAACTATTTCAACGCAAGCAGCTGAAGTAGAATATGAAATGTCAGTTGACGCGCGTTATAATTCTGGGATTGTGAATGCAGATGGCGGTACAACTGAAATAATCGCATATAACAAACATAATAATTCGGTTTATTTAGTAAATGGTGAATCGAAAAAAGTTGAAGCGGTTTCATTAGACTATAACGAAACAAATGCAATGAACTTAAAACCATTCTTCTCGGTAGATGTGGCAGAATTAATTGCTACAGTTGATGCTGATTTTGTTTACGGTGGGCTACCAAGTATCGCTGTTCACCCAAATGAAAATGTGATTGTGGCGGCTGTACAAGCTAATGACTATACAAAAGAAGGATATGCTGTATTTTTAACGGGTGAAGGTGAATTAATCAGCATTGTAAAAACGGGTGTGCAACCTGACAACATTACTTTCTCACCAGATGGTTCTAAGGTGTTAACTGCGAACGAAGGCGAACCACGTGACGGTTACGGTGAAGGAATTATTGACCCACAAGGTACGATTTCAGTAATCGATGTAACGGATGGCTTTACAAACCTAACTGCTGAGAACGTTACATTTGAAGCATTTGATACAGCTGAAAAACGGGCTGAATTAATAGAAAATCAAGTAATCTTAAAGAAAGGTTCTAATCCATCAGTAGATTTAGAACCTGAATATATCGTTGTAAGTGAAGATAGCAAACAAGCCTATGTTGCATTACAAGAAAACAATGCAATTGCAAAAATCGATTTAACAACGAATGAAGCAGTGTCTGTTGAAGGTTTAGGATTTAAGGATTTTAGTGCTGAAGGAAATGAACTTGATCTTCGTAAAGACAAAGTAGCTAAACTTCAAAATGAGAATTATTTCGGTATTTATATGCCAGATGGAATCGCTACTTATAGCGCAAACGGTAAAAATTATATCGTTACAGCTAACGAAGGTGACGGCCGTGAGTGGGGCGAAGAAGACACAGAAGCTTTCCATTTAAATGAAAATGAAGTAGAAGTCGATGGCAATGAAATCGTACTTTTCGATACAGCAGAATATGAAGGTTTCGAAGAAGGAAAAGAGTATATCTTTGGTGGTCGTTCATTCTCCATTATTGACGCGGATACTTTAGAAGTGGTTTATGATAGCGGTAGCGATTTCGAGCGTATTACTGCTGAGCTTTATCCAGAATTCTTCAACTCTAGTAATGATGAAGTGAAACTAGATGACCGTAGCGGTAAAAAAGGTCCAGAACCGGAAGATGTAAAGATCGGTAAAATTGGCGATCAAGTATTCGCATTCATTGGCCTAGAGCGTATCGGTGGTATTGCGATGTACAATATTACAGATCCAACAAGTGTAGAGTTCGTTGATTATATTAACACTCGTGACTTTAGCGAAGACATTAAAGGTGACGTTTCTCCTGAAGGATTAGCATTTGTAGGTGGAGAAAAACCAATGTTACTTGTCGGTCATGAAGTAAGTGGAACTGTAACAGTATTTGATTTATTAAAATCAGAAGCGCCTGTAGAAGAAAATCCAGCTGAAGAAACTCCTACAAAAGAGGTTTCATTCAACGACATTAAAGGTCACTATGCCGAAGATGCTATTTTAGCAGTTGCAAATGCTGGTTTATTCAGTGGTATAAATGAAAATACATTTGCACCAAATAAAGGCTTCACACAATCACAGGCTTCTATCGTGCTAAATCGTTTAGCAGAGGCAAATGGTTTAAATATTGATATTCCAGAAAATCATTCAAATAAACCAATTACACGCGAAGATTTTGCAGTAGCAGTTTACAACTATTTAGAGAAAAGTGGTTCAGTGTCAAATCCAAACGCATCCGTAACAAACTATAAAGATGATGCGAAATTAAGTACAGATGCGAAACAAGCTATTTATGCATTACAAGCAGAAGGATTAATGACAGGCGATGAAAAACAAAACTTCAATCCCAATCAACCATTAACACGTGCACATGCAGCAATCGTTTTCTCGCATATCCTTGGAGAATAAGGTTGAAGCGCGGCGGCCATTAGAAACGGAGTTGAATAACTCTCCAGAAACTTTTCTGGAGAGTTGTTTTTATGTATTCACCTTTATCAAATAAATATCCTCTCTACTCTTTTGCGTATGTGGTCAAATAGACATTTTATATGCCCCAATCAAAGGCAATGGCTCAAGACGGAATGCTTGTGATTAAATAGAAAGCTTGAATAACTGATTCCAAACTCTATCTGCTCGAAAGCCACCCATACCATCACACTTGAAAAAAGGTTAGGCATGAAATTTATTCCGTAACGCATCAGTCTGTATATTGCTGTCCCAACCCAGTTGAAGAAGTTGATCAATTCTTCAATCTATCTATACAATCGATTCCTCCGCTAAATCTCCGATTCATCTCATAGACTAGTTTAATTTCAACCTAAAAAAGACGAGGAGTTCATCCTCGCCTTTCTAATATCATCTCATACACCCCATATTGTAAATCTTAAGCCTTATTCACCTTAAACCCTGAGACATCCTCATCCAGCAAGAACGAACTACCACGTTGTTTATAAGCTGATATGAAGAAAATCGCAATAATCGCAGCTGTTAAAACAGCGCCACCAACATAAGAAGCATTTAGTGGAATGCCGAAGCCCATGGTTGGTTCATATAAAATGTAGACAAGACACATGGACGTCATAAAGGCTGCTGGAATGGTTGCAATCCAGTGATTTTTCTTTGCTAAGAATAAATACATTGCACCGACCCATAAGGCAATAACTGCTGTCACACCATTTGCCCATGAGAAGTAGCGCCATAGAATATTAAAATCAATTTTTGTTAAGCCATAGGAAATGATGAATAAAGGAATCGCAATCCATAAACGGCTTAATAATTTTGATTGAGCAAATTTGAAATAGTCTGCAATAATCATACGTGCTGCACGGAAAGCCGTATCACCAGAGGTAATTGGTAAGATGATTACCCCAATAATGGCTAGAGTACCACCAATTGAGCCCATCATTAATAATGAAACTTCACTTACTACAGCAGCAGGTCCACCAGCTGTAATTAATTCATTTAAACCACCGTAACCGCCAAATAAACTCATAGAAGCAGCAGCCCAAATCATCGCAATAATACCTTCAGCAATCATCATACCGTAGAAAATTTTGCGTCCTTCATTTTCATTTTTTGTTGTACGCGAAATGATTGGTGTTTGCGTTGCATGGAAACCAGATAAAGCCCCACAAGTAATCGTAAAGAAAATTAATGGGAAAATCGGCAAGTTGTTTGGGTGCATATTTTCGAATGTTAATTCAGGAATAGGTGCCCTTGTTACAAGCAGACCGATACCGATGCCTACTGCTGAAATTAGTAAAACAGCCCCGAATATTGGATATAAACGTCCGATAATCTTATCAACGGGTAACAATGTAGCAAGAATATAGTAGAAGAAGATAACCCCTACAATGACAGCTAGTGCAACTTGCCCATTCATCAAATTACTAATTAGCATTGCTGGTGAAGTAACGAAAACCGTACCAACTAAAATAAGTAATAAAAGTGCAAATACATTTACAACGTGCTTCATAAATTTTCCTAAAAATTTTGCGGCAAGCTCAGGAAGGTGAGCCCCCTTATTACGAATAGAAATCATGCCAGTTAAATAATCGTGAACTGCCCCTGCAAAAATACATCCAACTACAATCCAAATAAATGCAACAGGCCCATATAAAGCCCCTGCAATTGGACCAAATACTGGACCAGTTCCTGCAATATTTAATAACTGAATCATTGAATTTTTTGGCGTTGACATAGGTACGTAGTCAACTCCATCAGCATTTACATAAGCAGGCGTTGGACGAGCTGGTTTTGATCCAAATACCTTCTCAACAAACTTCCCATAAGTGAAATAACCCACAATCAAAATAACGATACAGACTAAAAACGTAATCATTTCACATTTTCACCCCTATTAGAATTTTCTGTTTATTTCTGACAGATTGATAATATCATATTTTGTTATATAACAGCAATAACTATTTTTTTTAATATATAACAGATATAAAAGCACCGACGATTGTTGCAATGAAACCCCTTACAAATAATATGTATGGATCAAAGATTAAGAATATGATAGGAAAAAAATATTATGATAAAAGTAGTGATAATTCTCTCTTGTTCGACAGTAAGCGCATTATAAATTCAAGAGTACTATAACACCTATAAGTAGTGTGCATTTTCCTCCTCAAAATAAAAAAGAAGACACCCAGTTGGATGTCTTCCTTCTATGTGCGCCCGGCATGGGCTATAACTTGGTGGTGAAAGTCCACTACAGGCTTGGCAGTAGGAACTGTTAGCTAATGGCAAGGGTGTCCACCGTGAGGTGGAATCTGAAGGAAGCCGGAGGCAAAATCCCGAACTGACGGACAGAAACTATATAGAAGGCTGAATTGGGATGGACGAGTTTGCATAACAAAACGAAGTCCAATACTGCACGAATCCCATACAGTAAATATAGCAGTTACATGGGAGGAAGGTTATAGCTCTTACCCGGGGAGGTCTCACGAGGGTTATTTATTTAACAATTAAACTAGTGATAGTTCGATGAATCGTGAGAAGTCAGCAGACGTCATAGTAGTCTCCCTTTCGGGTGATGAAGGACTGAACAATCTTAAATCTTGGAAAACAAGGAGGTATAGATATTCCGCATAACCGCAGAAAACATCGTGGTAAAGACCGAAAGATGGCTACCTATGGAGAGATAAGTTGGAAACGAAAGGGTAAATAGGAGCGCGTAGGAATACTAATATGGATATGAAAGAACAGGATGGTATCAATATCAATTTAATTGATAAAGTTATTGCAAATAATAATCTTTGGAGAGCTTATAAGAAAGTAAAAGCAAACAATGGTGCACCAGGGATTGATGGAATTACAGTAGTAGAATTAAAGTCACACATGAAGAAATATTTTGAACCTCTCAAAAAGAAGTTGAAAGATGGAACTTATCAACCTCAACCAGTTAAAAGAGTTGCCATACCCAAACCGGACGGTTCTAAAAGATATTTAGGAATACCAAGCGTTTTAGATAGAGTCGTCCAACAAGCTATTCTTCAAGTGATTGAACCCATTATAGACCCACACTTTTCAGAACATAGTTTTGGATTTCGGAAAGGCAGAAATGCCCACCAAGCAATTATATTAGCTGAAAAATATTACGAGGAAGGTTACCGCGTAGTAGTGGACTGTGACTTGAAAAATTACTTTGATACAATTCATCATCAAAGACTAAGAGCATATTTAGAAGAATTCATATCGGACAAAATTGTCTTAAAATTAATATGGAAATTCTTGCGTTCAGGGATCCTAGACCGGGACATCTATATTGAAACCAAAGAAGGTGCTCCGCAAGGTGGACCACTGTCTCCTATATTAGCAAATGTTTATCTAAACAAATTAGATAGAGAGTTAGAGAAAAGAGAGCATCGTTTTATTAGATACGCGGATGACTTTGTCATTTACGTGAAAAGTAAACGTGCTGGAGAGAGAGTTATGGAAAGTGTCTCAAAGTTCATTGAACAAGACTTACAACTCGTCATTAACCAAAACAAAAGTAAGGTATGCGGGGCAACAACTTCTACTTTTCTTGGGTTTAACATTCAAAATCTTATGGGAAAGTTGGATGCCGACCAAGTAAGTCGGCTAAACAACGATTCAAAGACAAGTTAAAGAAAAGTACAAGTCGGAAAATGAATGGAAATTTTGAAGAAATAGTCAAGAAAATTAATCAAATCACAACTGGATGGATTAATTATTATGGGATTTCAAGAATGAAGAAATTCATTATTGAGACACAGAAATGGCTTAACCATCGGTTAAGGCAACTTATATGGAAAAGATGGAAGAAACCAAAGACTAAATATAAGATGCTTCGTAAATATGGAGTAAATCATGATGACGCAATGAAATTAGCTAATTCCCGAAAGGGATATTGGAGACTTTCACGAAGTGAAATCCTTCAACGTGCAATAACAAAAGAAAAGCTCACAAAGTGGAGACTAAAAGATATCTCCTTACTTTATGAGCAACGATACTTAAAAGGTTGAACCGCCGTATACGGAACCGTACGTACGGTGGTGTGAGAGGTCG
Above is a genomic segment from Lysinibacillus sp. PLM2 containing:
- the cstA gene encoding hypothetical protein, encoding MITFLVCIVILIVGYFTYGKFVEKVFGSKPARPTPAYVNADGVDYVPMSTPKNSMIQLLNIAGTGPVFGPIAGALYGPVAFIWIVVGCIFAGAVHDYLTGMISIRNKGAHLPELAAKFLGKFMKHVVNVFALLLLILVGTVFVTSPAMLISNLMNGQVALAVIVGVIFFYYILATLLPVDKIIGRLYPIFGAVLLISAVGIGIGLLVTRAPIPELTFENMHPNNLPIFPLIFFTITCGALSGFHATQTPIISRTTKNENEGRKIFYGMMIAEGIIAMIWAAASMSLFGGYGGLNELITAGGPAAVVSEVSLLMMGSIGGTLAIIGVIILPITSGDTAFRAARMIIADYFKFAQSKLLSRLWIAIPLFIISYGLTKIDFNILWRYFSWANGVTAVIALWVGAMYLFLAKKNHWIATIPAAFMTSMCLVYILYEPTMGFGIPLNASYVGGAVLTAAIIAIFFISAYKQRGSSFLLDEDVSGFKVNKA
- a CDS encoding transposase; translated protein: MMTKNQINEREQFEMITIEQLVPKDHLVRKLDAAIDFKFIYPLVEHLYSTVGRPSIDPVVLFKMTFIQYTFGIRSMRQTIKEIETNMAYRWFLGFGFHTEVPHFSTFGKNYERRFQDTDIFEQIFYRILKEIMDCGFLSEDHVFIDSTHVKASANKRKYDKKLVRKETRAYEAKLQEELNIDREENGKKPFPPEKFENDEMKEIKESTTDPESGYYVKDERTKQFAYSFHTATDERGFVLGSIVTPGNIHDSHMLQPLVEKIIEHVGKPVAVVADAAYKTPAIANFLLENQMLPVLPYTRPKTKEGFFRKHEFVYDEYLNAYICPNNQLLKYTTTTKEGYRQYKSNPTVCTNCPFISQCTENKNHIKLIQRHIWEGYLEETEHLRHHFEVKEIYAKRKETIERVFADAKEKHGMRWTTLRGLKKLSMQAMLTFAAINLKSLLLGHGKLHKTR
- a CDS encoding hypothetical protein (frameshifted, deletion at around 904621), with amino-acid sequence MNGNFEEIVKKINQITTGWINYYGISRMKKFIIETQKWLNHRLRQLIWKRWKKPKTKYKMLRKYGVNHDDAMKLANSRKGYWRLSRSEILQRAITKEKLTKWRLKDISLLYEQRYLKG
- a CDS encoding GNAT family acetyltransferase; the encoded protein is MNQRKGLVMREIRMDEMVQSIDLLNYVFQMSMSIKKDRRFVSEKSRQFNEGHAIGWFDGDHLVSQILSLPFQVNIYGVPYEMGGITAIGTYPEYSKQGLMDQLIKETLTIMREEGRYISYLFPFSIPYYRKKGWEIMSDIVEFQVKDTQFPHYKEVPGKIRRVNTRHQDLVSVYDRFSAKTHGAMIRNTIAWNEKFHEDYWEEKFVDTDVVLQAAVYYDEDDVPQAYMYYRIMEENFYIDEIVYLTEESRKGIWNFVSAHTSMVYNAYGKTTGNEPVAFLLEDSEIIQEVSPYFMARIVDVQKFLERFPFDEPNFHIRFAVFDRLVEWNNGTYDIESVDGQVTVNKVNDVDEDITVHLNIQTLVTMLLGYKRPKYLEKIERLRGKNETISTLEDILPIGIPTFIDYF
- a CDS encoding hypothetical protein (frameshifted, insertion at around 904625,904606), with protein sequence MDMKEQDGININLIDKVIANNNLWRAYKKVKANNGAPGIDGITVVELKSHMKKYFEPLKKKLKDGTYQPQPVKRVAIPKPDGSKRYLGIPSVLDRVVQQAILQVIEPIIDPHFSEHSFGFRKGRNAHQAIILAEKYYEEGYRVVVDCDLKNYFDTIHHQRLRAYLEEFISDKIVLKLIWKFLRSGILDRDIYIETKEGAPQGGPLSPILANVYLNKLDRELEKREHRFIRYADDFVIYVKSKRAGERVMESVSKFIEQDLQLVINQNKSKVCGATTSTFLGFNIQNLMGKLDADQVSRLNNDSKTS